The genomic window TATAAAAACATTACCCTACCCGGGGTTCCCAACAGATATGCAAGCACAATTTATGGCATATTTAAGCTGTGCCTTAGGTAGTAGTGTAATAACAGAATCGGTTTTTGAAAATCGATTTATGCATTTGCAAGAATTATTAAGAATGGGTGCAGAAATAAAAGCTGAAGGTAGAACAGCTATAATTAAAGGAGTAAAGAAATTAACAGGAGCAAATGTTAAAGCCACAGATTTAAGGGCTGGTGCGGCACTAGTAGTAGCTGGATTAACTGCTGAAGGTGAAACAATAGTTGGTAATAGTATTCACGTAGATAGAGGATATGAAAATTTTGTTGAAAAATTAAATAAACTTGGAGCAGATATAATAAAAAAATAATGTGAAAAGGACATGGCATGATAGCCATGTTTTTTTCATATTTATTATCATGAGAAAAAAAAGAAATTATTTAATTATTATATCTGTTTTTTTATTGATTACTATTTTAACAATTGTTATTAAAAATAATAATCAAAACTTAGATTATTATATTGAGGGTGAACCAAAAATAACTTTATATTTACACCAAGAAAATGAAGTTATAGAACTAGGCTTAGAAGAATATTTAGTAGGTGTAATAGCTGCAGAAATGCCTGCTTCATTTGAATTAGAAGCTTTAAAAGCCCAAGCTATAGCGGCAAGAACTTATACTATAAGAAAAATAATAGAAGGAAGAGAATATCCCTTAAATGCAGATTTATCTGATAATATCAATGAATGCCAAGCATATATTTCTTTAGATGAATTTAAAAAAAGAAATCCAAAGAATTATTCTGAATTACAAGAAAAACTTATAAAAGCAGTATATGAAACTAAAGGTGAAATATTAATGTATCAAAATAATGAAGTAATTGATGCTCTTTACCATTCTACATGTGGTGGATATACTGAAAGTGCAGAGGATGCTTGGGGTAACCATGTTCCATATCTTAAATCAATTAAATGTGTATATTGTGAAAAATCACGTCATTATGAAACTGAACAAGTCTTTTCTAATTCTGAGTTTAATCAAATTTTTAATATAAACGATGCACAATTAAAAATTGATATTTTAGAAAAATCAAATAGTGGAAGAATTAAAAAAATGAAAATAAATAATCAAATAATATATGGTGATCGCTTAAGAAACCTACTTAGTCTACCATCAACTTGGCTTGGCATAGAAATTAATGAACACGAAGTAATAATAAATAATAGGGGATATGGACATGGAGTAGGAATGTGCCAGTATGGAACGAATGGAATGGCTAAAGAAGGATATAGTTATGAGGAGATTTTAAACAAATACTACCAAAATATTGATATCATCAAAATTAGTTACTAAGTTCTTGATTTCCTCTCTCATGAATATAATAGATTAACTTCAATGAGGGAGGCAGGTCATGCAGAACTATATAAGAAAAAGGGCTGTAAAAATAGCACATCATATATTACAATCTTCTGACACGGTTAGGAGAACGGCAGAGGTATTCAAAATTAGTAAAAGCACAGTACACAAAGATGTATCAGAAAGACTACCTAGAATTAATAAAGAACTTGCAGATCAGGTAAAGTCAGTATTAGATAAAAATAAAGCAGAGCGACATTTAAGAGGTGGAGAAGCTACTAAGAAAAAATATGCGGATGAAAATGGAAGCATAAAGTTGGACTAAAAATATAGCCACATTGAGTAAAAACAGGTAAAATAATGTTATGTAATGAAAGATATTGTAGGGAGGCCTCTAAAAATGTTTGCGGAAGATATTGGGATAGATTTAGGTACTGCTAGTGTGCTTGTTTTTAAAAGGGGTAAAGGTATAGTATTACATGAGCCTTCTGTTGTAGCAATAGACAAAAATACAGATAACATAATTGCAGTGGGTATGGAAGCGCGTCAAATGCTTGGAAGAACCCCAGGACATATTATTGCTACTAGACCACTTAGAGAAGGTGTAATAGCAGATTATGATACTACCGAAAAAATGTTAGCTTATTTTATAAAAAAAGTAGTAGGAAAAAGATTGTTTTTTAAACCACGGGTTATTGTTTGTATACCAACTGGAGCTACAGATGTAGAAGAAAGAGCTGTAAGACAAGCTACTTTATCATCTGGAGCAAGACAAGCCTATATTATAGAGGAGCCATTGGCGGCTGCATTAGGTGCAGGCATTAATATTTCTGAAGCAACCGGTAATATGGTTGTTGATATTGGTGGTGGGACTTCAGATGTAGCTGTATTATCACTAGGAGGTATTGTATGTAATACATCTCTTAGAGTTGGAGGGGACAAGTTTGATGATGCAATAATAAGATACATACGAAGAGAATATAACCTAATGATTGGTGACAGAACAGCTGAGGATATTAAAATACAAGTTGGTACAGCTTATGTAACAGATAACAATAAGGATAAATATATGGAGGTAAGAGGAAGAGATTTATTAACAGGCTTACCAAAAACTATAAAATTTACTGCTCAAGAAAGTTACGAAGCTTTACAAGAGCCTATTGAATCTGTGGTTGAAGCAGTTAAAAAAGTTCTAGAAATAACCCCACCTGAATTAGCTGCAGATATTGTGAACAATGGTATCGTAATGACAGGTGGAGGCGCATTACTTAATGGATTAGATATATTAATTTCAAAGGAAACAGAACTTCCGACTCACATTGCAGATGAAGCTATATCATGCGTTGCTATAGGAACTGGAAAAGCATTAAATGAGATAAATATTTTACAACAAACAAAATATAGAGGAGCAAAAAGAGTATTATAAACAACTAAAGTTTTCTTAAACTAAAACCGATAAATAAAGTAAGAAAATAAACCTGGGGGTAATAACTTGATAAAAGGGTTATATACATCAGCATCAGGCATGATGCTACAGATGAAAAAACAAGATGTAGTAGCAAACAATATAGCAAATTCTGATACTACAGCTTTTAAAAAAGATATTGCTACTAGTAGATCATTTCCTGAAATGTTGATAAGTCGTTTAGAGCAGACGGACCAATCATCTACTAAGACTCCTACTGTTATAGGTGCATTAGGAACGGGAGCAGTTATTGATGGAGTTATAACAGATAAAACGCAAGGCAACTTACAACAAACTGATAATCCTACAGACCTAGCTATCAAAGATGAAGGTTATTTTGCAATAGATACACCTGAAGGTGAACGCTTTACAAGAAATGGGGCATTTAAAATTGATGGTGAAGGCTTATTAACTACTAGTCAGGGGTATCCTGTTTTAGATGACTTTGATGATTATATATATATTGATGGGGAGTTTACAATTGATAGTAGTGGTATGATATATGTTGATGATATGGAATTAACAATGCTAAAAATTGTAGATTTTGA from Candidatus Syntrophocurvum alkaliphilum includes these protein-coding regions:
- the flgF gene encoding flagellar basal-body rod protein FlgF — encoded protein: MIKGLYTSASGMMLQMKKQDVVANNIANSDTTAFKKDIATSRSFPEMLISRLEQTDQSSTKTPTVIGALGTGAVIDGVITDKTQGNLQQTDNPTDLAIKDEGYFAIDTPEGERFTRNGAFKIDGEGLLTTSQGYPVLDDFDDYIYIDGEFTIDSSGMIYVDDMELTMLKIVDFEDDQLLEKQGDVLYATEDPFMFVENPNILQGYLEGSNVNAVKEMVTLINVVRAYETNQKMVQAMDETLDTAINEVGRTG
- the spoIID gene encoding stage II sporulation protein D, whose amino-acid sequence is MRKKRNYLIIISVFLLITILTIVIKNNNQNLDYYIEGEPKITLYLHQENEVIELGLEEYLVGVIAAEMPASFELEALKAQAIAARTYTIRKIIEGREYPLNADLSDNINECQAYISLDEFKKRNPKNYSELQEKLIKAVYETKGEILMYQNNEVIDALYHSTCGGYTESAEDAWGNHVPYLKSIKCVYCEKSRHYETEQVFSNSEFNQIFNINDAQLKIDILEKSNSGRIKKMKINNQIIYGDRLRNLLSLPSTWLGIEINEHEVIINNRGYGHGVGMCQYGTNGMAKEGYSYEEILNKYYQNIDIIKISY
- the spoIIID gene encoding sporulation transcriptional regulator SpoIIID — encoded protein: MQNYIRKRAVKIAHHILQSSDTVRRTAEVFKISKSTVHKDVSERLPRINKELADQVKSVLDKNKAERHLRGGEATKKKYADENGSIKLD
- a CDS encoding rod shape-determining protein, translating into MFAEDIGIDLGTASVLVFKRGKGIVLHEPSVVAIDKNTDNIIAVGMEARQMLGRTPGHIIATRPLREGVIADYDTTEKMLAYFIKKVVGKRLFFKPRVIVCIPTGATDVEERAVRQATLSSGARQAYIIEEPLAAALGAGINISEATGNMVVDIGGGTSDVAVLSLGGIVCNTSLRVGGDKFDDAIIRYIRREYNLMIGDRTAEDIKIQVGTAYVTDNNKDKYMEVRGRDLLTGLPKTIKFTAQESYEALQEPIESVVEAVKKVLEITPPELAADIVNNGIVMTGGGALLNGLDILISKETELPTHIADEAISCVAIGTGKALNEINILQQTKYRGAKRVL